One Mucilaginibacter ginkgonis genomic region harbors:
- a CDS encoding UPF0175 family protein: MTISINLPEGFEISENEILIALAIGLYRSSKLTFEQAAQLARYSYQDFYNKLEIDKMFKLTETEHLLSTNANKKHLDQSIAQVNAGNVIPFKEL, from the coding sequence ATGACCATATCAATTAACTTACCTGAGGGTTTCGAAATTAGTGAAAATGAAATTTTGATTGCATTAGCAATCGGTTTGTATAGAAGTAGTAAATTGACTTTTGAACAAGCCGCACAACTTGCAAGGTACAGCTATCAAGATTTTTATAACAAGCTTGAAATCGATAAAATGTTCAAATTGACGGAAACGGAGCATCTATTATCTACAAATGCCAATAAGAAGCATCTCGACCAATCTATTGCTCAAGTCAACGCTGGCAATGTGATTCCTTTTAAAGAATTATAA